In Miscanthus floridulus cultivar M001 chromosome 5, ASM1932011v1, whole genome shotgun sequence, one genomic interval encodes:
- the LOC136454033 gene encoding uncharacterized protein produces MEPAAARFLRSRPDEGGGGAKEQSRSQLEHEHEEDQDEDPPCVLDIFVHEARGIHNICIYGDQDVYARLALTSAPDGDGAALATRVARGGGASPRFGERLPPLRVRQGRIAVDVLKCELWMRSCARGVLDDQLLGFALVPLASVAAADGARIVEGNFELSSTDLLHSPAGTVRLSLALRPGIPEDDACAQPPGRGADAEPSIASEVVILGPAPAPPVDYSRIEFTDLRVEQENDAMAVQYLPFLRAGDGVVASDYCEMSTSPCGDVSAASSDGSTSRNASASTASTVSEDRAVSSSAEAAEKPLPLPDLDEATTAPVSCRSPDTPTSRGGKATKADVFTSPLGDMDMDIDMEAEQSAMQRQIMEMYVKSMQQFSESLAKMQLPIELGLDGGGVGGGVVVQKEETPDKNKVIERQQAKKDGTRVFYGSRAFF; encoded by the coding sequence ATggagccggcggcggcgaggtttCTGCGCAGCCGGCCGGACGAAGGCGGAGGAGGAGCAAAGGAGCAGAGCAGAAGCCAGCTCGAGCATGAGCATGAGGAGGACCAGGACGAGGACCCCCCCTGCGTGCTGGACATCTTCGTGCACGAGGCGCGGGGCATCCACAACATCTGCATCTACGGGGACCAGGACGTGTACGCCAGGCTGGCGCTAACGTCGGCGcccgacggcgacggcgccgcGCTGGCCACGCGCGTCGCGCGGGGCGGCGGCGCCTCCCCGCGCTTCGGCGAGCGCCTCCCGCCGCTGCGCGTCCGCCAAGGGAGGATCGCCGTGGACGTGCTCAAGTGCGAGCTCTGGATGCGCAGCTGCGCCAGGGGCGTCCTGgacgaccagctcctcggcttcgcgctCGTGCCGCTCGCGTCCGTCGCGGCCGCCGACGGCGCTAGGATCGTCGAGGGGAACTTCGAGCTCTCGTCTACCGACCTCCTCCACTCGCCTGCGGGAACAGTGCGCCTCTCGCTCGCGCTCCGCCCGGGGATCCCCGAAGACGACGCGTGCGCCCAGCCGCCGGGCCGCGGCGCCGACGCCGAGCCGTCCATCGCGTCCGAGGTGGTCATCCtcggccccgcgcccgcgccgcccgtgGACTACTCGAggatcgagttcacggaccttaGAGTGGAGCAGGAGAACGACGCCATGGCCGTGCAGTACCTGCCGTTCCTGCGCGCCGGGGACGGGGTGGTGGCTTCGGACTACTGCGAGATGAGCACGAGCCCGTGCGGGGACGTGTCGGCGGCGTCCTCGGACGGCAGCACCAGCAGGAACGCCTCCGCCTCGACGGCCAGCACGGTCAGCGAGGACAGGGCCGTCTCTTCTTCCGCCGAAGCGGCAGAGaagccgctgccgctgcccgaCCTTGACGAGGCCACCACGGCTCCCGTGTCCTGCCGCTCGCCGGACACGCCGACGTCGCGCGGCGGGAAGGCCACTAAGGCCGACGTGTTCACGTCGCCGCTcggggacatggacatggacatcgACATGGAGGCGGAGCAGAGCGCGATGCAGCGGCAGATCATGGAGATGTACGTGAAGAGCATGCAGCAGTTCAGCGAGTCCCTGGCCAAGATGCAGCTGCCGATTGAGCTCGGCCTCGACGGCGGCGGGGTCGGCGGCGGCGTCGTCGTGCAGAAGGAAGAAACGCCCGACAAGAACAAGGTGATCGAGCGGCAGCAGGCGAAGAAGGATGGGACAAGGGTGTTCTATGGGAGCAGAGCTTTCTTCTGA
- the LOC136451111 gene encoding probable NADPH:quinone oxidoreductase 1 has product MEAAAASAKVLRVAAICGSLRKASFNRGLLRAAAEVCEESIPGLRVDELDISDLPLINTDLETGGGTGFPPAVEAFRAKVCQADCFLFGAPEYNYSIATPLKNALDWASRGKNCWADKPAAIVSAGGGFGGGRSQYHLRQVGVFLDLHFINKPELCVQAFQQPPKFDSDGNLIDAEIRERLKKVLLSLQAFTLRLQKD; this is encoded by the exons ATGGAAGCCGCGGCGGCGTCAGCGAAAGTCCTGCGCGTGGCCGCCATCTGCGGCTCCCTCCGCAAGGCCTCCTTCAACCGCGGCCTCCTCCGCGCCG CCGCGGAGGTGTGCGAGGAGTCCATCCCGGGGCTCCGCGTCGACGAGCTCGACATCTCCGACCTGCCCTTGATCAACACCGACCTCGAGACCGGCGGCGGCACCGGCTTCCCGCCCGCCGTCGAGGCCTTCCGCGCCAAGGTCTGCCAGGCCGACTGCTTCCTCTTCGGCGCGCCAGAGTACAACTACTCCATCGCCA CCCCCCTGAAGAATGCACTTGACTGGGCTTCTAGAGGAAAGAACTGTTGGGCAGACAAACCTGCTGCAATTGTGAGTGCAGGCGGTGGCTTTGGAGGAGGCAGGTCACAGTACCATCTCCGTCAGGTTGGCGTTTTCTTAGATCTTCATTTCATCAACAAGCCAGAACTGTGCGTCCAAGCATTTCAGCAACCACCCAAGTTTGATAGCGATGGAAATCTGATTGATGCTGAAATCAGAGAGCGGCTCAAGAAAGTGCTCTTATCCCTTCAGGCCTTCACACTCAGGCTCCAGAAGGACTGA
- the LOC136454034 gene encoding AT-hook motif nuclear-localized protein 27-like translates to MAGEAASGSAGLMEPEPAPAPALALVPVTARKPRGRPLGSKNKPKPPVVVTRESEAAMRPVVLELAAGCDVVSAVAAFARRRRVGVSVLCGRGAVAAVTLRLAAGTAAASASAVTLHGRFEVLALSGTVLPSWCDPGAGHGPAPAFSVSLAGVGGQVIGGTLAGEMTAADGVVVVAAVFRTAEVHRLPAAGAEDGDGDGGGGREEWRHPHSQQQLQVAGDVAGLGGYGGGGGHVGQHAEQLAEIGLWGQQPTPSRGPVHPLHRF, encoded by the coding sequence ATGGCCGGCGAGGCGGCGTCCGGCAGCGCCGGGCTGATGGAGCCGGAgccagcgccggcgccggcgctggcgTTGGTACCCGTGACGGCGCGGAAGCCGCGCGGGCGCCCGCTGGGGTCGAAGAACAAGCCGAAGCCGCCGGTGGTGGTGACGCGCGAGAGCGAGGCGGCGATGCGGCCTGTGGTGCTGGAGCTGGCGGCGGGCTGCGACGTGGTGTCCGCGGTGGCGGCgttcgcgcgccgccgccgcgtggGCGTGTCCGTGCTCTGCGGCCGCGGTGCGGTCGCCGCCGTCACGCTGCGCCTGGCGGCGGGCACCGCGGCCGCGTCGGCCTCCGCGGTGACGCTGCACGGGCGGTTCGAGGTGCTGGCGCTGTCCGGGACCGTGCTGCCGTCGTGGTGCGACCCCGGGGCCGGCCACGGCCCCGCGCCGGCGTTCTCGGTGTCGCTGGCTGGGGTCGGCGGGCAGGTGATCGGCGGGACCCTGGCTGGGGAGATGACCGCGGCGGACGGGGTGGTCGTGGTGGCCGCCGTGTTCAGGACCGCCGAAGTGCACCGGCTGCCCGCTGCTGGCGCggaggacggggacggggacggcggcggtggaagggaGGAGTGGAGGCATCCGCATTCGCAGCAGCAGCTGCAGGTGGCGGGCGACGTGGCGGGACTGGgtggctacggcggcggcggcggccacgtgGGCCAGCACGCGGAGCAGCTGGCTGAGATAGGTCTGTGGGGCCAGCAGCCGACGCCCAGTCGCGGACCGGTCCACCCTCTACACCGCTTCTAG